One region of Duncaniella freteri genomic DNA includes:
- a CDS encoding PD-(D/E)XK nuclease family protein, producing MTPFLRQVAEVYLANERDDIMDYCFVFPNKRSGIFFRHYLRQLAKGSPLCMPDISTIGELTARIVPLVEAPRMEQLFILYNEYRKIGGEDIDFDRFLFWGEMILSDFNDVDQYLVEPSKLFVNLRRYREVSANYLTDEQREILSRYWGEQFESPSPDRFWEHLHYNSPTELEQKFLKLWEVLDPLYHRFTSTLQDSGMGTQGMIARRAVESLRKCRTSDLSCRRYIFVGFNVLTLAELSMFELLDAKGVADFYWDNASPAMRDKGNAASRFIDRNTERFRSRYDIDTIYPHTGVEFPEIHLKGIPSSTGQAKMAGKLLNDWITDGTISDPANAINTAVVLPDDSLLIPMIHSVPEQMSNLNVTMGLPMRTTSFASLINSLVSMHLRATETRGEWCYFYDDIKNVATHPLLGAIDREGCDAIMRTLMQQRIYMLPASEAQRLAPATAYVFAPIDNPNSIDSVYSYFHTLLTSLKEALASHDNDPEKFFVSSYLDALDELRGAALKWGIEMKDSTFIQLLQKAISGVSVSFIGEPLRGLQIMGVLETRALDFDNIILLSMNERIFPRKHYSRSFIPDSLRRSYGMATTDFQESIYAYYFYRLISRARNVAIYYDSRNGATYSCEMSRYITQLIYLHPECKISHSSGIYEFTPPEKPVIAIERTPEIKQRLLEFCIPGGRPLSASSINDYISCPLRFYLQQLGGLNADNELTDYMDSATYGTIVHAVAEKVYTGWRGDAQSIKITDDMLDGIIKSKSTLDRLITECINKEFNRRGEGDTTPLVGEARVMGNLIKHILVRMFEEEKKFTPFDFIDAEHRIEGTMRLADDLTINIKQYIDRVDRVYPSGGYGDPARGCIRIVDYKTGGDKTEFTTLDHLFDPTIKDRRHALLQAFFYARAYAEKFRYDGPIQPMIYKLKTLYSEGLKPISFNKSPLEDYHEIIDEYMTRFEALIREIILSDKPFSQAECDDTCSFCRFKTLCRRQ from the coding sequence ATGACACCGTTCCTTCGACAAGTCGCCGAGGTATATCTCGCCAATGAGCGCGACGATATTATGGACTACTGCTTCGTGTTCCCCAACAAACGAAGCGGTATATTCTTCCGTCACTATCTCCGGCAACTCGCAAAAGGCTCACCTCTATGTATGCCTGACATTTCCACCATAGGAGAACTCACAGCCCGCATAGTGCCACTCGTGGAGGCTCCAAGGATGGAACAACTCTTCATTCTATACAACGAATACCGCAAGATAGGGGGTGAGGATATCGACTTTGACAGGTTTCTGTTCTGGGGAGAGATGATACTTAGTGACTTCAACGATGTGGACCAGTATCTCGTGGAACCGTCGAAACTGTTTGTCAACCTCCGACGCTACCGCGAAGTGAGTGCCAACTATCTTACCGACGAGCAGCGCGAAATACTGTCGAGATACTGGGGCGAGCAGTTTGAATCACCCTCTCCCGACCGATTTTGGGAACATCTGCACTACAATTCACCTACTGAGCTCGAACAGAAATTTCTGAAACTTTGGGAAGTGCTCGACCCTCTGTATCACCGGTTCACATCCACATTGCAAGATTCAGGCATGGGCACACAAGGGATGATCGCACGCCGGGCTGTGGAGAGCCTCAGAAAGTGCCGCACATCCGATCTGTCATGCCGTAGATACATATTCGTAGGGTTCAATGTTCTTACCCTCGCGGAACTGTCGATGTTCGAACTTCTTGACGCAAAGGGTGTGGCTGACTTCTATTGGGACAATGCATCTCCTGCCATGCGCGACAAAGGTAACGCAGCATCACGGTTCATAGACCGCAACACAGAGCGTTTCCGCTCTCGCTATGACATTGATACCATATACCCGCATACCGGAGTGGAATTCCCTGAGATACATCTGAAAGGCATACCCTCTTCTACAGGTCAAGCCAAGATGGCAGGCAAACTTCTGAACGACTGGATCACCGACGGCACAATATCCGACCCAGCCAATGCCATAAACACAGCTGTGGTACTTCCGGACGACTCACTGCTCATACCGATGATACATTCCGTACCGGAACAGATGTCGAATCTCAATGTCACCATGGGATTGCCTATGCGCACCACATCGTTCGCCTCGCTCATCAATTCACTGGTATCGATGCATCTGCGTGCCACAGAGACACGCGGCGAATGGTGCTATTTCTATGATGACATAAAGAATGTTGCCACTCACCCGCTGCTCGGGGCTATCGACCGGGAAGGATGCGATGCCATAATGCGCACCCTCATGCAGCAACGCATCTATATGCTTCCCGCATCCGAGGCTCAACGGCTGGCACCTGCTACAGCATATGTGTTCGCGCCAATCGACAATCCAAATTCCATCGACAGTGTATACAGTTACTTCCATACCCTGCTGACATCACTGAAAGAAGCCCTTGCCTCCCATGACAACGACCCAGAGAAATTCTTCGTAAGCTCATATCTCGACGCTCTCGACGAACTCAGGGGTGCAGCATTGAAATGGGGCATTGAAATGAAGGACTCCACATTCATACAGCTTCTACAGAAAGCCATATCGGGAGTGTCGGTGAGCTTCATAGGTGAACCTCTGCGCGGATTGCAGATCATGGGGGTACTCGAAACCCGCGCACTGGACTTCGACAACATCATTCTGCTGTCGATGAACGAGCGGATATTCCCTCGCAAACACTATTCCCGCTCGTTCATCCCCGACTCGCTGAGACGAAGCTACGGAATGGCAACCACCGATTTTCAGGAATCCATATATGCCTACTACTTCTACAGACTCATAAGCCGTGCCAGAAATGTAGCAATATACTATGACTCCCGCAACGGTGCGACATATTCGTGCGAGATGTCACGATACATCACCCAACTCATATACCTACATCCCGAATGTAAAATCAGCCATTCATCAGGCATATACGAATTCACTCCTCCCGAAAAACCGGTCATCGCCATAGAGCGCACCCCTGAAATCAAACAGAGACTCCTCGAATTCTGCATTCCAGGTGGCAGACCACTGTCAGCATCATCAATCAACGACTACATCAGCTGCCCACTCAGATTCTATCTTCAGCAGCTTGGAGGACTGAATGCCGACAATGAACTCACGGACTATATGGACTCTGCCACCTACGGCACAATAGTCCATGCTGTCGCCGAAAAGGTATATACAGGATGGCGCGGGGATGCCCAATCGATAAAGATAACCGATGATATGCTCGACGGCATAATAAAATCGAAAAGCACTCTCGACCGTCTTATCACCGAATGCATCAACAAGGAGTTCAACCGGCGAGGCGAAGGTGACACCACACCGCTGGTAGGTGAGGCAAGGGTGATGGGCAATCTCATCAAACATATCCTTGTGAGAATGTTTGAAGAAGAAAAGAAGTTCACACCATTTGACTTCATAGATGCCGAACACCGTATAGAGGGCACCATGAGACTCGCTGACGACCTGACCATCAATATCAAACAATATATCGACCGTGTGGACCGCGTGTATCCCTCCGGAGGATACGGCGACCCTGCGCGCGGATGCATCAGAATAGTCGACTACAAGACCGGAGGAGACAAGACGGAGTTCACAACACTCGACCACCTCTTCGACCCAACAATAAAGGACCGGAGGCATGCTCTGCTACAAGCATTCTTCTATGCCAGAGCCTATGCTGAGAAATTCAGATACGACGGACCTATACAGCCAATGATCTACAAGCTAAAGACACTCTATAGCGAAGGGCTGAAGCCTATTTCATTCAATAAGTCCCCATTGGAAGATTACCATGAGATTATTGATGAATACATGACGCGTTTTGAAGCCCTGATACGTGAAATCATATTGTCGGACAAGCCATTCAGCCAGGCAGAATGCGATGACACATGCTCTTTCTGCCGTTTCAAGACTCTGTGCCGCCGACAGTAG
- a CDS encoding RagB/SusD family nutrient uptake outer membrane protein translates to MKIKLSYILVMLGALCASCSDFLDVQPSDRISEGQNFSTVAGFKQALNGIYIDLNASELYGRTLSCEFIEIMAQRYDVGQDNKAALEIMQLDFSGSSALSRLESMWGKAYNLIANTNLIIRNCEERRDVLPDEYYHIIKGEAYALRAYLHFDMFRLFGTSYTPEESTTALPYYTEFQLDVNPRLSSLEFMEKVLEDLAVAEEELKNDPIVTYGTSGNPKDVFLKYRNLRLNLYAVYGLMARCYYYIHDDENAYAYSKKVVDLQERYFPWINPIALTRASVDRVFSSELLFSLQNLQRDNLFTSLFDANNLKTSTLLAPRDNVVEQIFEGSQSASDYRVKASFKNSVELGGMTYRMFNKYQGADSLYSQMIPMIRVSEAYLILAETGPDDEERMRRFNEFRNARGLKGITNIRELNNPTDKYYSLYKEWVKEFYGEGQLFFWYKRNKCSAMRSATDQYDDYPFRVSPLSKYTLPIPNGESQYN, encoded by the coding sequence ATGAAAATAAAATTATCTTACATACTGGTAATGCTCGGAGCCCTATGTGCGTCATGTTCGGACTTTCTGGACGTGCAGCCGAGCGACCGCATTTCTGAGGGACAGAATTTTTCGACTGTCGCAGGCTTCAAGCAGGCTCTTAACGGCATATATATCGATCTGAACGCATCCGAACTTTACGGCAGGACTCTCTCATGCGAGTTCATAGAGATAATGGCGCAGCGTTATGATGTGGGACAGGACAACAAGGCTGCCCTTGAGATAATGCAGCTTGACTTCAGTGGTTCTTCCGCTCTGTCAAGACTGGAAAGCATGTGGGGAAAGGCTTACAATCTTATAGCCAACACCAATCTTATAATCCGTAACTGTGAGGAACGCCGCGATGTGCTTCCTGACGAGTATTATCATATCATAAAGGGGGAGGCGTATGCTCTGCGTGCCTATCTCCATTTCGACATGTTCCGCTTGTTCGGCACAAGCTATACTCCGGAAGAGTCCACTACGGCACTCCCTTACTATACGGAATTTCAGCTTGATGTCAATCCGCGTCTGTCGTCCCTTGAGTTTATGGAAAAGGTTCTTGAGGATCTCGCGGTGGCTGAGGAAGAGCTCAAGAATGATCCTATCGTGACTTATGGCACTTCGGGCAATCCTAAAGATGTGTTCCTTAAGTACCGTAACCTGCGCCTTAATCTTTATGCAGTCTATGGGCTTATGGCAAGATGCTACTATTATATCCACGACGATGAGAATGCCTATGCATATTCCAAGAAAGTGGTGGATCTTCAGGAGCGTTATTTCCCATGGATAAATCCTATAGCACTGACTCGTGCGAGTGTCGACAGAGTGTTTTCTTCCGAGCTGCTTTTCTCTTTGCAGAATCTACAGCGTGACAATCTGTTCACCTCTTTATTTGATGCCAATAATCTCAAGACTTCCACATTGCTTGCTCCACGCGACAATGTAGTGGAACAGATATTCGAAGGGAGTCAGTCCGCCAGCGACTACCGTGTGAAAGCATCGTTCAAGAATTCTGTCGAGCTCGGAGGCATGACCTACCGCATGTTCAACAAGTACCAGGGTGCTGACTCACTGTACAGCCAGATGATACCTATGATACGTGTGAGCGAAGCCTATCTGATACTTGCCGAGACAGGTCCCGATGATGAGGAGCGCATGCGGCGTTTCAATGAATTCCGCAATGCCCGAGGGCTTAAAGGTATCACTAACATACGTGAGCTTAATAATCCCACCGATAAGTATTATTCACTTTACAAGGAATGGGTAAAGGAATTCTATGGGGAGGGACAGCTGTTCTTCTGGTACAAGCGCAATAAATGCTCAGCCATGCGTTCAGCGACCGATCAATATGATGATTATCCGTTCAGAGTGTCGCCGTTGTCAAAATATACTCTGCCCATACCTAACGGAGAGTCGCAGTATAACTAA
- a CDS encoding ATP-binding protein, whose product MNFKDIPAHENVKRQLRDMVADGRVPHALLLHGPAGSGKFMLARVFAQYLHCEHPTSDGEPCGTCPACIQHQTFNHVDTLFVYPVVKTEKLKEPVSDDYIEEFRDFITSSPYMDFDKWASSFEKKNAQPIIYVYESAGLERRLAVSATASKYKIVIMWLPEKMNEQAANKLLKLIEEPYPGTIFILVSNDASAILPTIKSRCRPVEVTRLDDATVAEYLTRRLAMDPQDAMASAHIAGGDINAALRTVDATSVSWMFFDYFVQLMRLAYQRDVKGLKQWSADITSMGREQEVKFYEYCTRLIRENFIFNFNRPDITYMNRTEAQFSQRFARFITERNAESIVNHMDLAARDIAGNANGKIVNFDFAIKMIILIKNS is encoded by the coding sequence ATGAATTTCAAGGATATTCCGGCTCACGAAAATGTGAAACGTCAGCTGCGCGATATGGTGGCTGACGGCAGAGTGCCTCATGCTCTTCTGTTACACGGTCCGGCAGGATCGGGTAAATTTATGCTCGCCCGGGTTTTTGCGCAATACCTTCATTGCGAGCATCCCACATCCGACGGAGAACCATGCGGCACGTGCCCTGCCTGCATACAGCACCAGACTTTCAACCATGTGGACACACTATTTGTATATCCAGTGGTAAAGACCGAAAAACTCAAGGAGCCGGTGTCGGACGACTATATCGAGGAGTTCCGCGATTTCATCACATCCAGCCCTTACATGGATTTCGACAAATGGGCATCTTCATTCGAAAAAAAGAATGCCCAGCCGATCATATATGTGTACGAGAGTGCCGGACTCGAAAGAAGACTGGCTGTCTCAGCCACAGCATCAAAATACAAGATCGTGATAATGTGGCTCCCCGAAAAGATGAACGAACAGGCTGCCAACAAGCTTCTGAAGCTCATCGAAGAGCCTTACCCCGGTACCATCTTCATACTGGTGAGCAATGACGCATCAGCCATACTCCCCACCATCAAGTCGCGATGCCGACCTGTCGAGGTGACGCGACTTGACGATGCGACTGTGGCAGAATATCTCACCCGACGCCTTGCCATGGATCCGCAGGATGCCATGGCGTCAGCCCACATAGCCGGAGGCGACATCAATGCTGCTCTCCGGACAGTTGATGCCACAAGCGTGAGCTGGATGTTCTTCGACTACTTCGTGCAACTTATGCGACTTGCCTATCAACGCGATGTGAAAGGGCTGAAGCAATGGAGCGCGGATATCACCTCAATGGGCAGGGAGCAGGAAGTGAAATTCTATGAATACTGCACACGGCTCATACGCGAGAATTTCATATTCAACTTCAACCGTCCGGACATCACGTATATGAACCGAACAGAGGCTCAGTTCAGCCAACGGTTCGCACGATTCATCACCGAGCGCAATGCCGAAAGCATAGTGAACCACATGGATCTCGCCGCCCGCGACATAGCAGGAAACGCCAACGGAAAGATAGTCAATTTCGACTTCGCCATAAAAATGATAATATTAATCAAAAATTCATAG
- a CDS encoding SusC/RagA family TonB-linked outer membrane protein yields the protein MKAKGLYLFLLLVLFLFSPSLRAYSQQSSGGTDDKATPKSLITGLILDAEGEPLPGVTVRIVKTDKAALTNVNGEFSIPGAAGQTLAISYIGKKPMQVKATVGKRMKITMEDDAESISEVVVTGIYSRNKESFTGAASSFSAEELKMAGNTNLIQSLKTLDPAFTVLENNQFGSDPNRLPDLEIRGKSSVVGLKEQFGQDPNQPLFILDGFETTLQTIMDLSMDRIESVNILKDAASTAIYGSKAANGVIVVETKAPEMGKLKLTYNGSFNFSWADLTDYNLMNAAEKLEFERLAGNFESNLADSQELAQIRYNRLLGNVLRGVDTYWLSEPLQNGLNQRHNLYVQGGSSDLRFGIGVNYNRIDGIMKDSRRNVGGGYMDIIYRTGKLSFTNKITVDYTDLTNPVVGFSDYADANPYYPKYNADGSIDQWLEAPADASGSSSYIYVSNPLWNAAQNSYDKGNSWGVRNNFNLEYRPIDQIMVRGRFSVSKTTQESETFTSPSDTQFNEAELLKKGTYSNNRSDSFSYDADVSVTYGQLFARKHQVNAVVGASVRENKSKDKGFDAQGFPEGDFTTPGFANSYSDIGKPSYSDYTSRSANFYFNGGYAFMNKYLLDANIRMDGTSVFGSNKHFTTTWAFGIGWNIAYEDFIRNHTGIFNMFKIRGSIGNPGNQSFGAFNAITTYKYNNWMLNNFGTGVLINAFGDPNLEWQKTIDLNVGLDLSMWNRFHLNFDIYRKNTDPLLASIGVPLSVGTTNRLANIGQQVNKGYSGTVRYAILYNPSNSLNWTMSVSFSHNSSEYRKIGDKLNQFNRENLSKSLTRYYDGGSPTALWAVRSAGIDPATGQEIFITKDGAYTFKHSYADEVVVGDTRPDLEGVIGNTLYWKGFSASVYCRYSLGGKAFNSTLYNKVESISRTDLSSNQDKRALYDRWQKPGDIAQFKGIRETSSTPMSSRFVQDNDYFTIESVHVGWELPTRWMETIGFQGISLSAYMNDIARWSKIKDERGTSYPFSRSVSFAVGINF from the coding sequence ATGAAAGCGAAAGGACTTTATCTATTCCTGTTGTTAGTCCTGTTCCTATTCTCGCCATCCCTGAGAGCCTATTCTCAGCAGAGCAGTGGAGGGACAGATGATAAGGCGACACCCAAGTCGTTGATTACAGGACTTATCCTTGATGCTGAGGGAGAGCCGCTTCCTGGTGTCACAGTAAGAATAGTCAAGACCGACAAAGCGGCATTGACAAATGTCAACGGTGAGTTCTCAATCCCTGGTGCAGCCGGTCAGACTCTTGCCATTTCTTATATAGGCAAGAAACCTATGCAGGTAAAGGCTACAGTAGGCAAGCGAATGAAAATCACCATGGAGGACGATGCAGAGAGCATCAGCGAAGTAGTGGTGACCGGTATATATTCACGCAACAAGGAGAGTTTCACAGGTGCTGCATCATCATTCTCGGCGGAGGAGCTGAAAATGGCAGGCAACACCAACCTCATCCAGAGCCTCAAGACTCTCGACCCGGCTTTTACCGTATTGGAGAACAACCAGTTCGGTTCCGACCCCAACCGCCTTCCCGACCTTGAGATCCGAGGTAAGAGTAGTGTGGTCGGTCTGAAGGAACAGTTCGGACAGGACCCCAATCAGCCTCTTTTTATCCTTGACGGCTTTGAGACCACGCTACAGACCATCATGGACCTCAGCATGGACCGTATAGAATCAGTCAATATCCTCAAGGATGCCGCCTCCACGGCGATCTACGGATCGAAGGCAGCTAATGGTGTCATCGTAGTGGAGACCAAGGCTCCGGAGATGGGTAAGCTTAAGCTCACCTACAACGGCTCATTCAATTTTTCATGGGCTGATCTCACCGACTACAACCTCATGAATGCTGCCGAAAAGCTTGAGTTTGAGCGTCTCGCAGGTAACTTTGAATCCAATCTTGCCGATTCACAGGAGCTTGCTCAGATACGCTACAATCGCCTCCTCGGCAATGTACTCAGAGGTGTTGACACCTACTGGCTCTCCGAACCACTGCAAAATGGACTGAATCAGCGTCACAACCTGTATGTGCAGGGCGGTTCAAGCGATCTCAGGTTCGGCATCGGTGTCAACTACAACCGCATCGACGGTATTATGAAGGACTCCAGACGCAATGTGGGTGGAGGATATATGGATATCATATACCGCACAGGCAAACTTAGTTTTACAAATAAAATTACAGTCGATTATACCGATCTGACCAATCCGGTTGTAGGATTTTCCGACTATGCTGACGCCAATCCTTACTATCCGAAATACAATGCTGACGGTAGCATCGACCAGTGGCTTGAAGCTCCGGCGGATGCCTCAGGGTCAAGTTCCTATATTTATGTGTCCAATCCTCTGTGGAATGCCGCTCAGAACAGCTATGACAAGGGCAATTCATGGGGTGTACGCAATAATTTCAATCTTGAGTACCGTCCCATTGATCAGATAATGGTCCGCGGCAGATTCAGCGTATCGAAGACCACACAGGAGTCCGAGACGTTTACATCGCCGTCCGATACCCAGTTCAATGAAGCAGAACTCCTTAAGAAAGGAACCTATAGCAACAACCGTTCCGACTCATTCAGTTACGATGCCGACGTGTCAGTGACCTACGGACAGCTTTTTGCCCGCAAGCATCAGGTGAATGCCGTTGTCGGAGCATCGGTCAGAGAAAATAAAAGCAAGGACAAGGGTTTCGATGCCCAGGGATTTCCTGAAGGTGATTTCACCACTCCCGGATTTGCCAACAGTTATTCTGACATTGGTAAGCCGAGCTATAGCGACTACACAAGCCGCAGCGCAAACTTCTATTTCAACGGAGGTTACGCATTCATGAACAAATATCTGCTCGATGCCAACATACGTATGGACGGAACCTCGGTGTTCGGCTCCAACAAGCATTTCACCACCACATGGGCATTCGGTATAGGATGGAACATAGCCTACGAAGACTTCATCAGGAACCATACAGGAATCTTCAACATGTTCAAGATCCGAGGCTCCATCGGTAATCCCGGCAACCAGTCGTTCGGAGCATTCAACGCCATCACCACCTACAAGTACAACAACTGGATGCTCAACAATTTCGGCACCGGTGTGCTCATCAACGCTTTCGGCGACCCCAACCTCGAATGGCAGAAGACCATCGACCTCAATGTCGGACTCGATCTGAGCATGTGGAACCGTTTCCATCTCAACTTCGACATCTACCGCAAGAACACTGATCCGTTGCTCGCATCAATAGGCGTGCCCTTGTCAGTCGGTACCACCAACCGTCTTGCCAACATAGGTCAGCAGGTCAACAAGGGTTACAGCGGCACTGTGCGCTATGCCATACTCTATAATCCGAGCAATAGTCTTAACTGGACAATGAGTGTGTCGTTTTCACATAATTCTTCGGAGTACCGTAAGATCGGAGATAAGCTTAACCAGTTCAACAGGGAGAACCTGTCCAAGAGTCTCACCCGATATTATGACGGAGGGTCGCCAACAGCTCTTTGGGCTGTGCGTTCTGCCGGAATTGACCCTGCAACCGGTCAGGAGATATTCATCACCAAAGATGGGGCCTACACATTCAAGCACAGCTATGCCGATGAGGTGGTTGTAGGCGACACCCGCCCCGACCTTGAAGGAGTGATCGGCAACACGCTCTACTGGAAAGGCTTCTCGGCAAGCGTATACTGTCGTTACAGTCTCGGAGGCAAAGCGTTCAACTCCACTCTCTATAACAAGGTCGAGAGCATATCACGTACCGACCTGTCATCCAACCAGGACAAGCGTGCTCTCTATGACCGCTGGCAGAAGCCGGGCGATATAGCCCAGTTCAAGGGTATACGTGAGACATCAAGCACTCCAATGTCATCGCGATTTGTGCAGGACAATGATTATTTCACCATCGAATCAGTTCATGTCGGCTGGGAACTCCCCACCAGATGGATGGAGACAATCGGATTCCAGGGCATATCGCTAAGTGCATATATGAACGATATCGCCCGATGGTCGAAAATCAAGGATGAGAGAGGTACGTCATATCCTTTCTCCCGCAGTGTGAGCTTTGCTGTCGGTATAAACTTCTAA
- the hemW gene encoding radical SAM family heme chaperone HemW: protein MKVYIHVPFCHSKCAYCDFYSTPRNEMMEAYTDTVGKEWTSTGGNSVPDTIYIGGGTPSSLPLPLLDRLIAHITTTLPLREFTIEANPEDITSEWAEHIACHTAIDRVSMGIQTFDEDSLRFLGRRHTGAQAVKAIETLRNAGIRNLSCDLIYGLPGQTLEGWKSNIDKLISLHPEHISAYLLSFEPKTRLGVMLRKGTVEEATDELAERMYAYLCDATRAEGYCHYEISNFALPGHEAIHNSSYWDGSDYIGLGPGAHSMVNGVRWSNPSSLKGYIDSQGSGFRVIEDEDAKNRFNDVLITSLRTSRGLDPDMIPEEFRKEFEQVSSRLILSGNLIYTPQQRLVIPEDKWLTSNNILLDLIVV, encoded by the coding sequence ATGAAAGTCTACATCCACGTGCCGTTCTGCCATTCAAAGTGTGCTTACTGCGACTTCTATTCCACACCGCGAAACGAAATGATGGAGGCGTACACCGACACCGTTGGTAAAGAATGGACGTCGACAGGGGGCAATTCGGTACCTGACACAATATATATAGGAGGAGGCACTCCATCGAGCCTGCCATTGCCATTGCTTGACAGGCTGATAGCACACATTACCACAACACTGCCGCTGAGAGAATTCACAATAGAGGCAAACCCTGAAGATATCACCTCCGAATGGGCAGAACATATTGCCTGCCACACAGCTATTGACCGTGTGAGCATGGGGATACAGACATTTGATGAAGACTCGCTTAGATTTCTTGGCAGACGTCACACAGGAGCGCAAGCAGTCAAAGCGATAGAAACCCTCCGCAATGCCGGAATACGCAACCTGTCATGCGACCTCATATACGGACTGCCAGGTCAGACTCTCGAAGGATGGAAAAGCAATATTGACAAGCTTATCAGTCTGCATCCCGAGCATATATCAGCCTATCTGCTCAGTTTCGAGCCCAAGACACGATTGGGTGTAATGCTCCGGAAGGGAACTGTAGAGGAAGCTACCGACGAACTGGCAGAAAGAATGTATGCCTATCTGTGCGATGCCACCCGCGCCGAAGGATACTGCCATTATGAAATCTCCAACTTTGCACTTCCGGGGCACGAAGCCATCCATAATTCATCCTACTGGGACGGTTCCGATTACATCGGACTCGGGCCAGGAGCGCATTCAATGGTCAATGGCGTCAGATGGTCCAACCCCTCATCGCTAAAGGGGTATATTGACTCACAAGGGTCAGGGTTCAGGGTAATCGAAGATGAGGATGCCAAGAACAGGTTCAACGATGTTCTTATCACATCACTGCGCACATCAAGAGGCCTTGACCCTGACATGATTCCCGAAGAATTCCGAAAAGAGTTTGAACAAGTATCATCACGCCTCATACTATCAGGCAACCTTATATATACGCCTCAACAACGGCTCGTCATCCCTGAGGACAAATGGCTGACAAGCAACAATATACTCCTTGACCTAATAGTTGTATAA